A single Stutzerimonas stutzeri DNA region contains:
- a CDS encoding caspase family protein, with product MRVLIAIGCDAYQHVGPLNGAERDARRMFECLVREEVGDYDMASSRLLLSPTINEVRECIQETLLSAPNVEAFTFFFAGHGHVSSSSFYMLVKDSRCGSLSMSALSLADLFKCLNEARPNQTNIIIDACESGGLITDLSMLLKPELLGDAGTPSVTLVATAGKDQTAGETPSGGFGTSAILDCIEGKDFIQDSNSALDLVEIGRRISVHLAKFDQNPIVWGLNLYGPPSFCRNPRYGSDSTAPLRSLIQEWPSANEESAGLTQKNLWSLYNALHTEWEPEKFSSATKELLESCKQDSAVLSGLIYRLATTFSVRAQESDDMYRPCQVSAALASCLIPYTSDAEIAQRTQDLMDQCCAAIMKATESLFEELQISKYAILSPSGIGMSELYYLPVRISKILGWSAASTLISANDEQNSQAKDQFTRLLQFVLENYPNSVLAINDVQAPYWGLVIARAVSLGLMDEAELLASLLFMSITDCAGKLCRCDLSADKVLNYLLFRSNPQQEGFDDLIERPIELLTVLLKVAPALKLNETFDESLWKLDGVSFLAYLPSNYKSFGDRVMHGGNNYVWAIGYDVFRVDDLERYWPSSAGAPQSLIDARLAIISSLLFPDRVAWFCIDALLGKGSSSPANELAK from the coding sequence GTGAGAGTCTTGATTGCGATAGGGTGTGACGCTTACCAGCATGTCGGCCCACTAAACGGCGCAGAAAGAGATGCCAGAAGAATGTTCGAGTGCCTAGTTCGGGAAGAGGTAGGCGATTACGATATGGCCTCTTCAAGGTTGCTCCTATCTCCTACAATAAACGAGGTTAGAGAGTGCATCCAAGAGACTTTGCTTTCGGCACCGAATGTAGAAGCATTCACTTTTTTCTTTGCTGGACATGGTCATGTGTCGTCCAGCAGTTTCTATATGTTAGTGAAAGATTCTCGCTGTGGCTCCCTTTCGATGTCCGCGTTATCTCTAGCAGACCTTTTCAAGTGCCTCAATGAAGCGAGGCCTAACCAGACAAATATTATTATTGATGCCTGCGAAAGTGGCGGGCTAATAACTGATTTGAGTATGCTTCTTAAGCCGGAGCTTCTCGGCGACGCAGGCACGCCATCAGTAACTCTAGTTGCAACTGCAGGCAAAGATCAAACGGCCGGTGAGACTCCAAGCGGGGGATTCGGAACAAGCGCAATATTAGACTGTATCGAAGGCAAAGATTTTATTCAGGACAGTAATAGTGCATTAGATTTGGTAGAAATAGGTCGGCGCATTTCTGTGCACCTCGCAAAATTTGACCAAAACCCGATCGTATGGGGATTGAATTTATATGGTCCTCCTAGTTTCTGCAGAAATCCAAGATATGGAAGTGATTCAACTGCGCCGTTAAGGAGCTTGATTCAAGAGTGGCCATCGGCTAATGAAGAGTCTGCAGGCTTAACCCAAAAAAATCTGTGGTCTTTATATAATGCACTGCACACGGAATGGGAGCCAGAAAAATTTAGCTCAGCTACTAAAGAGTTGCTTGAGTCATGTAAACAAGATTCGGCTGTATTAAGTGGTTTGATTTATCGCCTTGCCACGACATTCTCAGTTAGGGCTCAAGAATCAGATGACATGTATAGGCCCTGTCAGGTATCTGCTGCTCTCGCATCCTGCCTAATTCCCTATACATCTGATGCAGAGATTGCTCAGCGCACACAGGATTTGATGGATCAGTGTTGCGCCGCGATAATGAAAGCAACGGAATCCCTGTTTGAGGAATTGCAAATTAGCAAGTACGCGATTCTTTCGCCCAGCGGAATTGGGATGTCCGAGTTATATTACCTTCCAGTCAGGATTTCAAAAATATTGGGCTGGTCGGCAGCTTCGACGTTAATCAGCGCAAACGATGAACAGAATAGTCAGGCGAAGGATCAGTTCACAAGATTGCTGCAATTTGTGCTTGAAAATTACCCTAACAGTGTTTTGGCAATCAACGACGTACAGGCGCCATATTGGGGTTTAGTTATCGCAAGGGCTGTAAGCCTAGGCCTAATGGATGAAGCGGAACTGCTCGCGAGCTTGTTATTTATGTCGATAACGGATTGCGCGGGGAAATTATGCCGATGTGACTTATCAGCTGATAAAGTGCTTAATTATTTGCTCTTTAGAAGCAATCCGCAGCAAGAAGGTTTTGATGATCTAATTGAGCGACCAATTGAGCTGCTCACCGTCCTTCTAAAAGTCGCCCCCGCTCTAAAATTAAACGAAACATTTGACGAGTCGCTTTGGAAGCTCGATGGGGTTTCATTCCTAGCCTACTTGCCAAGTAACTACAAAAGCTTTGGCGATAGAGTAATGCACGGCGGGAATAATTACGTATGGGCGATCGGCTATGATGTATTTAGGGTTGACGATTTAGAACGTTACTGGCCAAGTTCGGCCGGAGCTCCTCAATCCTTGATTGATGCACGGTTAGCCATCATCTCGTCGTTGCTATTCCCAGATAGGGTCGCTTGGTTTTGTATCGATGCACTGCTCGGAAAAGGTTCCAGTAGCCCGGCAAACGAGCTGGCTAAGTAG
- the cfaB gene encoding C17 cyclopropane fatty acid synthase CfaB: MLATLLPALRDLELPLRLKLWDGKAIDIGPSPSVTLEIRDPGLIPQLAHPSLALLGGAYVEGKVDLHGPLEEVIRIGDEITRALGEAHSALPVRQAHDKATDAEAISYHYDLSNDFYQLWLDRDMVYSCAYFETGTEDLDEAQQAKLRHLCRKLRLKPGDRLLDVGCGWGGLARFAAREYGAEVFGITLSAEQLKLGRERVAAEGLQDRVRLELMDYRDLPRDGQFDKVVSVGMFEHVGHANLPLYCQQLSDVVRPGGLVLNHGITSRYIDGRPVAHGAGEFIDRYVFPHGELPHLVKIGACISESGLEIVDVESLRLHYARTLQFWSERLEANLDVAQQLIPERALRIWRVYLAGCAYGFRRNWINLHQILASKPLPDGAHELPWSRADIYR; this comes from the coding sequence ATGTTGGCCACCTTGCTTCCAGCCCTGCGAGATCTGGAATTGCCGTTGCGCCTCAAGCTATGGGACGGCAAGGCCATCGACATCGGGCCCTCGCCCAGCGTGACGCTGGAGATCAGGGACCCCGGTCTGATTCCGCAGTTGGCCCACCCCAGCCTTGCCTTGCTGGGCGGCGCTTATGTCGAGGGCAAGGTCGATCTGCACGGCCCGCTTGAAGAGGTGATCCGTATCGGTGACGAGATCACCCGTGCGCTGGGTGAGGCGCATTCGGCGCTGCCGGTTCGCCAGGCGCATGACAAGGCCACCGACGCCGAGGCGATTTCCTATCACTACGACCTGTCCAATGACTTCTATCAGCTGTGGCTCGACCGCGACATGGTTTATTCCTGCGCGTATTTCGAGACCGGAACGGAGGACCTGGACGAGGCCCAGCAGGCGAAGTTGCGACATCTGTGCCGCAAGCTACGGTTGAAACCCGGCGATCGCCTGCTCGATGTCGGCTGCGGCTGGGGTGGGCTGGCGCGTTTCGCGGCGCGTGAATATGGCGCCGAAGTGTTCGGCATCACGCTGAGCGCCGAGCAGCTGAAGCTGGGGCGCGAGCGTGTCGCCGCCGAGGGGCTGCAAGACCGGGTCCGGCTGGAGCTTATGGATTATCGCGATCTGCCCAGGGACGGCCAGTTCGACAAAGTGGTCAGTGTCGGTATGTTCGAGCACGTCGGGCATGCGAATCTGCCGCTGTACTGCCAACAGCTGTCGGATGTGGTGCGGCCCGGCGGGTTGGTGCTCAACCATGGCATCACGTCGCGGTATATCGATGGCCGGCCGGTGGCGCATGGCGCGGGCGAGTTCATCGACCGTTATGTCTTTCCCCATGGTGAACTGCCGCATCTGGTGAAGATCGGCGCCTGCATCAGCGAATCGGGGCTGGAGATCGTCGACGTGGAAAGCCTGCGCCTGCATTACGCGCGCACGCTGCAATTCTGGAGTGAGCGCCTGGAGGCGAATCTGGATGTGGCCCAGCAACTGATCCCGGAGCGGGCGTTGCGTATCTGGCGGGTTTATCTGGCGGGCTGCGCCTATGGCTTTCGCCGTAACTGGATCAACCTGCACCAGATTCTGGCGAGCAAGCCGCTGCCCGATGGCGCCCACGAATTGCCCTGGTCACGGGCCGACATCTACCGCTAG
- the selB gene encoding selenocysteine-specific translation elongation factor — translation MIIGTAGHIDHGKTALLKALTGQQGDRRREERLRGITIDLGYLYASLGESDLTGFIDVPGHERFVHNMLAGACGIDFVLLVIAADDGVMPQTREHLAIVELLGIRRAFVALTKIDRVDAPRIAEVRLQIESLLQAGPLAGTPIFPVSSIDGQGIDVLRAALIEQAAHVRSNRDNGHFRLAIDRAFSVTGAGVVVTGTAFAGQVRVGDELTLSPSGRSVRVRGLHAQNQAAQQAQAGQRVALNIAGDRLAVEQIRRGDWLLSPELQAATRRIDIEFTLLPSEARELRHWAPVHIHLGAQDVTGRIALLEGEFLAPGGHVHAQLLLNAPAHAVHGDRVVLRDQSAQRTLGGGRVLDPFAPPRNRHRQARLAQLRALGGETLEDILPGLLPSAINGLEPGLLERQFNRPRQTWRLPDEALQINTRLGPRLFDRDTWDYLEQTLVAALQRFHETQPDELGPDRDRLRRYALPQLDRPLYLALLEQTLATGKVEASGPWLHLPEHRVRLSDEEESLKARLWPLLESARFDPPWVRQLAGELDVEEDRVRHLLRKLSRIGELQQVVKDLFYPDSTIRLLANQVLDMERQAGVIRAAAFRDQIQLGRKRSIQLLEHFDRIGLTRRFGNERKVRPDSALASEVELRWSADNHFPASPEAI, via the coding sequence CCCTGACCGGACAGCAGGGCGACCGCCGCCGCGAGGAGCGCCTGCGCGGCATTACCATCGACCTCGGCTATCTGTACGCCTCGCTGGGTGAATCCGACCTGACCGGTTTCATCGACGTGCCCGGCCATGAGCGCTTCGTGCACAACATGCTGGCGGGCGCCTGCGGCATCGATTTCGTCCTGCTGGTGATCGCCGCCGACGATGGCGTGATGCCGCAGACCCGCGAACATCTGGCCATCGTCGAGCTGCTGGGGATTCGTCGCGCATTCGTCGCGCTGACCAAGATCGACCGGGTCGATGCGCCGCGCATCGCCGAGGTACGGCTGCAAATCGAATCGCTTCTACAGGCCGGTCCGCTAGCCGGCACGCCGATTTTCCCAGTGTCGAGCATCGACGGCCAAGGCATCGACGTGCTTCGCGCGGCGCTCATCGAACAGGCCGCGCACGTACGCTCGAACCGCGACAATGGGCATTTCCGCCTGGCGATCGACCGGGCCTTCAGCGTCACCGGCGCCGGCGTGGTCGTGACAGGAACGGCCTTCGCGGGCCAGGTTCGAGTCGGCGACGAGCTGACCCTCAGCCCGAGCGGGCGTAGCGTGCGGGTGCGCGGCCTGCACGCGCAGAACCAGGCGGCCCAGCAGGCCCAGGCCGGCCAACGGGTCGCGCTGAACATTGCCGGCGACCGCCTGGCCGTGGAGCAGATTCGTCGCGGCGACTGGCTGCTGTCACCCGAATTGCAGGCCGCCACGCGACGCATCGACATCGAATTCACGCTGCTGCCCAGCGAAGCCCGGGAATTGCGCCACTGGGCCCCGGTGCACATCCATCTCGGCGCCCAGGACGTGACCGGCCGTATTGCCTTGCTGGAGGGCGAATTCCTCGCGCCGGGCGGCCACGTACACGCACAACTGCTGCTCAATGCACCGGCCCACGCCGTGCACGGCGATCGCGTGGTGCTGCGCGACCAGTCGGCCCAACGCACCTTGGGCGGTGGCCGCGTACTCGATCCTTTCGCCCCGCCCCGCAACCGACACCGCCAGGCGCGGCTGGCGCAACTGCGCGCGCTGGGCGGCGAGACACTCGAAGACATCCTGCCGGGCCTGCTGCCGAGCGCCATCAACGGCCTGGAACCGGGTTTGCTCGAACGGCAATTCAATCGCCCGCGCCAGACCTGGCGCCTGCCGGACGAAGCCCTGCAAATCAACACCAGGCTGGGCCCCAGGCTGTTCGACCGCGACACATGGGACTACCTCGAACAGACCCTTGTCGCGGCGCTACAGCGCTTCCATGAGACACAACCGGACGAACTCGGCCCCGATCGCGACCGCCTGCGCCGATACGCTCTGCCGCAGCTGGACCGCCCCCTGTACCTCGCCCTGCTGGAGCAGACCCTGGCCACCGGCAAGGTCGAAGCCAGCGGCCCCTGGCTGCACCTGCCGGAGCATCGCGTGCGCCTGAGCGACGAGGAAGAGTCGCTGAAAGCCCGCCTGTGGCCGCTGCTCGAATCGGCCCGCTTCGATCCGCCGTGGGTGCGTCAACTGGCCGGCGAGCTGGACGTCGAGGAAGACCGGGTTCGTCACCTGTTGCGCAAGCTCTCGCGCATCGGCGAGCTGCAACAGGTCGTCAAGGACCTGTTCTATCCCGACTCGACCATTCGCCTGCTGGCCAACCAGGTTCTGGACATGGAACGCCAGGCCGGCGTCATCCGCGCCGCTGCCTTCCGCGACCAGATCCAACTGGGCCGCAAGCGCAGCATCCAGTTGCTCGAACATTTCGACCGCATCGGCCTGACCCGACGCTTCGGCAACGAACGCAAAGTCCGCCCCGACAGCGCCTTGGCCTCGGAGGTCGAGCTCAGGTGGTCTGCCGACAATCACTTCCCGGCCTCACCCGAGGCCATCTAG